The segment TGATCATAACTTTTTGAGCACTTACCAGGATTAAGGGCTACTGATCTGCTCAGTTGGCACATTGTTTTTCATGTACTGTATGACAGTCTGTGCACTGATTTGTAGCATTAATTTTTTGATGTCATGAACAAAAAATGAATGTATCTACTgtatataaagtaataataataaaaaaaatgcctaAAATTATGAACTTGTAAACACTGAGACAAAGCAAGATATTTGCAATGCACCTTCTTGTAAAAGCAAAAGgtacaaaaaatacatacatgtgTATGTAGGTTATAAATATTGCTTTTGAAAGCAGCTGAACTGCTTATTAGGTTTTTGTTCACAGTGTCCTTTTAGGTGTTTTCATACCGAATCTACTTTGACTTGGTTGTTGTTTGTCATTAAAGGAGATGGCTTGCTTTTCATCCGATCCGCAGCATCGTTTGAACTCTCTGGAAAGAACATCTTTGCAGTACAGAGTgagataataatttttttgtactcTCGTCTGAAGTTCTGGTTCAGCAGTCCATAGACTATAGCATTAAGGCAGCTGTTGAAATAGGCCATGAAATAACTGAATACAAAAAACCACTCTGGAATGAGAGGCGCAACCCGCTCAGGGTTTATAGCGACCGCCAAGCCGATGAAATTGAGAGGGGCCCAGCAGACGGCAAAAAGAACGAACACCACAAACATGGTAACGAAGTTCCTTATGTCGTGTGGCGTGAGTTTGGGCCGGAACTCGGGTTTGACGCGTCTCCGCACCTGGATCACCAAAATCCAGATCCGCAGGTAGCAGTATGTCACAATCATGATTGGAAGAATGAAATGGAAGAACACTACGGCGATGGTGTACGCTGAGCTAGCCGACTGCACAAACGTACACGAGTAGACCCTGGGGTCGTACTGCAGGGAGCCGACATAAAAGTTTGGCACTATAGCGACCACTGTCAGTATCCAGATGAGAAGGATGTAGCAAAGCGAGTTCTTGTCACTGTATAGCTTGTCATACTTGAGGCTGTGACAGATATAGCAGTAGCGATTGATGGCAATGCCAGTGATGTTAAATATAGATCCAATCACGCTTAGTCCCATCAGGAATCCACTGATCTGGCAGTGGACAAATCCCAAATTCCATCCATTATGGACAATGGAGACCAGCACGAGAGGATAAGGATAGACCGCTACCACCAGGTCAGCTACTGCCAGGCTCACCACAAATAAGTTCCCTGCAaaacaatgacagtaaaaagaTAAATACAAACAAGCAATAAAAAAGGTGCATAGTTACACAGTAATAACGGGAAAACCTTCCAGTGAAACGttataattttattacaatttccaTAATGCAGTTTATCAGGTTATTGAATAACATCAGGCCCAATTCAAAACTATAGCGACCCTTTCAACAGAAAGGAAATAAAAAGGTTTCATGCGACTGTCAGATTTTGCTGATGGCTTGTCAGGGTTCCTTGGAGCCATCAGATTAGATTTGTCTGAAGTTTTGTGCATGATGTCTTCTGAAAACAAATTTTAGGTGTGTTATTTCTCCTCTCCTTTTCAGGATGGATGCCAGTTTACTTTTGCAGCATGACCTTTATTGAATCTAATTAAATCATATCTTTCCCAAATCTGTCAGCTGCTTTCACTATTAAAAGGATTGGGGTTACATCTGTtattgtcacatgatacttcactCTCCAATGAAGACCTTTTAGAACTTTTGGGGCCCATGTTAGAAGAGACACTGACTGATGAGACCAGGCTCTAGCAGCTGTTTTTAAATATACCATTTTCAGATTATTAATACAATGAATttggatatatttttaagaaatcaacAGTCTTAGGTTTTTAGGTAGGTATTTTCAGCCATTTATACAAGACTTAtttatcctatatatatatatatatatttctcattgcCAAAAAGATGTGTTATCAAGTAATCGGATAATAGTGGTCTATTTAAAGGTAGAAGTAAAAACCGTAAGCATATGCGATTTCAGAGaggctagcaatagcaagctagctttgtaagcataagatcccaccctccctgcaaagcACTCTCTGAAGCCacgcctcctccaaaacacattAACATGCACAGGCAGATCAGAGGCTAACCAGTGACACGATGAGAGATGGGGCTGGTGGAGGATTGAATGCAATGCTGTCAGATTAGCTTATGTCTCATTCACCAGTGAGAAAACATTATAGTACAAAGCACATAATATTAGAAAAATAACGCCTTCCATTCAGGCTTCACATTTAGACCACGTAACTTGATATCAGGATGTGAAGAGGCTTTCAACAAgcctaacaaaaaaaaatttggaacCAAATCACCTGTCTCACCTTTAACTGAACAAGAACAAGCCAGTTCTGTTACAAAGAATTCTTTATGGTCTGGAAGATTTTCTATACTCATTCTATTGATTTCTATACTCACCCTATACTCATTTCCTTTTGCCTCACTGAGaaagaaaaggtaaaatataaaagaATGTGAATCAGCCTAACTTTCTCGACATGCACATCAGATGTGAAACATTGCACTTGCATCCTGGCATTTTTATCTCATATACAGAACATGCTGTGCAAATCTTGTAATCCTGAAGGAttggtaaataaatacattcatgatTTAGCAAATTTAGATCAATTCTAAGAGGAGTCATCAGAGCAGAATATTGTTCCAGAACAGTGACTcagtaaattattcctgtgacaTCTCAGCAGCTCCTCTATTTTCAACTGTTGTGTTCCTAAAGTACCATTTGAACTGAGGATGACAAGCAGAAAGAGGGAAAATATGAACAGAGATCTGGAAAACCCAGCAGGGGTCCTGTAGCATGGACCACAAATCTCACTGCAGAAATCATCTGCAGCTATACACTTCATGTTTAGACGTCATTATTTTGAGTGTACAACTGCAACAAGATGAAGTATATATTCTCAAGAGTTCTTTATGCTTTATATTATTACAACTGGAACGAAGTTTTTAAGTTTACAACTTAAGTTCTTAAAGTTGCAGTTTAAGTTTTGCAGGGCAAAGCTATGGTTATTATTTTTTCCACACCACCACACATACAGTGAGAGAAATTCAATGCCAGATTCAAAGAATTTCTAATTCTGTTAACTCTTCTATATGCTATTGTTTATGTGGCTGCTTTTTcttgaattaaattattaatttatcttgtgagatttattgtttacatttactttattgcatttgacagacactttcattcaaagcattttatattttaacagttctagtatttcctgggaatcaaacccatgcccTTGGTGTTATGATCACTACACTGTAGTGTTTGAGCTATagcataaaaactaaaaatattaaccACAGCATCATTTCTTGATTTGAAAGCTTGTAATCATGAATCATATACTACCATTctgaagtttggggtcagtaaaatatcttttttttttcttcttaagaaaTTCTtcattttattcagtaaagatatattaaaattattaaaaatgacatATTATGTTTAGTTTGTGTTTCTAAAGACTTTAAGTCTGTATTATATTtccattgtttgttttgtttttgtttgtgtttttgcttCTATTAGTCTCACCTGTTTCTAATTTAGTTTCCTTTttcttttgtatatatatatatatatatatatatatatatatatagcccttTGATCTAGCATTCCTTTGTCTGTTCTTTTCATATTGTATAGCCCAACTTTCATGTTGATAGTAAAGTATGAAACTGTCGTTTTTGTTTTGGATTCCTGTGCTCCTAAGTTTTTGGTTTGCTTTAATAAATTCATTATGTGATATAGAACCACACCTTAACTCCTCTTCATCCACACCATTGTGCCACCGCAAAGACTTGTATTTTGTTACCAAACTTTCTAACTCTAAAAAtagttcttctgaactttctattcatcaaagaatctttacaaattataatgttaataatgatgtTGCTTGAGCAGCATCATTTAAgtaattgagcagcaaatcagcaatttactgaaggatcatgtgaagactagagtaatgatgctgaaaattcagctttgcatcacagaaataaattacattttaaaatacattcaaatagaaaacacttattgtaatttaatttttttaacaagtaatTGCATCACTGTAATGCATCTACAAAGCCAGTATTAACGCAGTTTGTTTCTTTAGTTTGGCAGCACAAATTCAGCACTAtggcaaaacaaattatatttgagTCGTGAGCTTTCAGTGTGAGTTGTATGTGATGAAATACAAAAGACTTGTTACTGCAAAATAATGTCAAGACAGTAGGTCATTCaactgagctaaaaaaaaaaacatactgcacAGCGTGACCACTGTAGGCTGATTCACTGATGAGTGACTCTTTAGCCGGTTTCTTTAGTAAAACACAGACAGAAGTTTCTTCAGTATTTAACTGTCTAAGGTGTAAAtgagattttcttttttattcaccACACAAGAACTCTTGTTTAAGCACAGACAGATATTATTTGGACAATCCTACAGGATGCAGaggtaaatgtatttttagtagTTAGAGATGGTAAATGAAGACTAAACGGGTACACACAAATTGTTTGGGAGGAAATGTACTATGGAAatgtatgaaatgttctttatcaACACAGCGGCTAGATGTCATCAAGATGAAATTAATTTAAGCCCTGTTAGATGCTATCAGTGGATGCTGTTACTACACCATCTGGATCTAAAAGGCATCTTTGTCTTTCTCCATTGTCAGCAATTCAAAAGCAGCCACGCattcaatatttcattatattatagtAGGTCTTTTGCCAGAGcttggtttgtttttgttgggcctttaaaagcatgaaatgaattgaatgaacagaacagcaacacatttaggAGAGAAGGTATTTCTGACTTTGTTacaacaatctggcgcttctgaatcagctactggaagtatgttttgttattagtttaagtatttgcaatTGAATGTTCCAATGTTCAGTTTtgcgctttgtgtgtgtgtgtgtgtgtgtgtgtgtgtgtgtgtgtgtgtgtgtgtgtgtgtgtgtgtgtgtgtgtgtgtgtgtgtgtgtgtgtgtgtgtgtgtgtgtgtgtgtgtgtgtgtgtgcgtgtgtgtgtgtgtgtgtgtgagagagagagagagagagagtcagctgtcttaaccgatCTTAAACAAATTGGTTACTCAAGGGCatactattatattataaaaataataataataataataataaataaataaataaacataaatcaagggcaaactataaaatatatttaatttaataaaaaaatataataattattattatatttttcatactGTGCCTTTGATTTATGAACAGTCAAATACAGCTAAAGATGACCAAATTGCCAAGCTGTTTATCTTTATCTTTGTTTATCTTACTGAAAGAAAACACAGCACTCCTTACAAAGAACAGGAAATAATGGTTATTTCCTGGCTTTAACCAAATGATCTTAGGTCCCATAGGTATCTGTTGTGTTTATTCAATTTCCCTTTAAGGAAGCTTCTCCACATTTAAGTTACCAGATATTAAAGCAAATACTGTACACTGATTTTTATTGTCACATTTTGGAATACTGGCTTCTAAGTAGTTAATGCTGGGTATCACATATTTTAATTGCATCTTCTACTAAATAAACTTTGATATCATTTTGTCACCCTACTGAGTGTAAATACAGCACTAACGGGAAACTCCAAACTACCCTTGAATACACAGAAATATTATgcttaaatcaatattttattgcTTTGGGATCCTGGAGGGCTGTTTCaaatgagctaaaaaaaaaaatacgtaaTAAGACCATTATGGAGCTCAATCAGGGGGAGATATGACATTTGATATGAAGTCATCTGCCATAGTCAAATCCAAATAAAGGGTCTGGCCTTGCACAATAAAATACTGAACAAACCAATTCAaagtcaaaagcagcagactgaatataaatcatataaattgTTCATTTAGGAAAACACACTGACATTTTGTTTGACTCTTAAGCAGAGCAATATACAGCAGAATGTAAAAAATAAGTAAGATGGCCTcacaaaaaagtctttaaaaaacatACAGACCCTTTGGTTTTGTAATATGTGAAATGGATGAATAAATCTCTCAGAAACATGGGAGGAAAGAGAAACAAACTACAGTGATTAATTATGACTGAATATAGAGTGAGCTTTACACAACAGATGGAGAGATTGGTCTGTTGTGATGAGTGGTCAGTCATGCTTTTTTTTGCTAAACACTACTATACACAAAATGtgacaactttttttaaatggaaataaattcAACTCAGCTGCCCATATTTACAAGATTATACATGTGTCTTTCAATTCATCAGTTTATGCGTTTCCTCAGAGCTGAACCAAAGACCTATTGTAACAACAAccttcataaaaaataataaaaaaaaacaagcccaaTAATCAAGTATAGCAAGAGTGCTGCTGATACACTATTATTTGGAAatgtgtattattgtattttttcttcttttcattcatgcatttggcagatttTTATCTAAACTGACTTACAGTGTATTCTctgttttacatattattatgtgTTCCCTGTGAACCTGTATTGAACCTTCCTAGCTCAATGCTGTTCAAACTTGAATAACTTTTATCTAATCagagaaaacaaagaaacagcaTTTTGTAAAAGCAGTCATATAGGCTgcagacaaaataaaaactatgtccacacttaaaaaaaataaataaatatttagtatgGCCACAgacaattacactgtaacaaatgACTTAGACCCTAGATTAAAATATCTGACAAAGTGGTGAATCAGGCATTTCTGGCTGTGTTTAATAGCGTATGAGCCAAGAGTGGATCTTCAAAAGTGAGTCAGTCAGACTGAGCACAACATCAGTACAGTGTATCGCTGATTGCCCATTCATTAAGGCATCGAAATCAGCCCAAGGGCAGTGAAGACATTAACTCCTCTATAACAAATAAAACTTCATCTCAAAAATCAGAACATTATGGAGTTTTCCACTGGACGATGCATTATGACAACAAAAGGTAAAACAAGGTTATATGACCCTGCAAAATAGGTTATCGCTGGGACTCAGTGTCACGTTTAATAGTGTCACGTTTAATAGTGTCACGTCATCTTTAATAAATCCACATACAGTATAGGTAAATCCAAGCAAGAGAGCGGGGGAGATGGGAACTTAAATACACAGTCCAAACTGAGACAATTAACAAGACACAGCTGAACATAATGAAGAACTCAAATCAGTAACAATGACAACTAACTAGAAAACAGTGCAAACAAAGTCCACACAATGTCATGTTGTGACAGTCAGACAGCTATATtcatttcacttaaaaaaaaaagattttgtatgtgtacagtatgtcATTTTCTTGTCATTTAAAGGACATTCAGATGTGTGACAGTGCATTTTCAACAACTGCATCATTGTTCAGTTTAACCTGAACAACAGCTTTTAAATCATCagtagtattattttatattctaagGAATATGCTTTGAACAAGACTTTTAGATGCCGTTATTTGAAATTACTGTAAATAATCACTTTATTCTCTAGAAAGATTCTGTCCTCGTTCCACCCATATTCAGTACCCGAGCCTGCTGAAAGGGCCCTTCTTCCACTCACACAAGCGCTGTGAATAATTGGTAGTGTACTTCATCTAATAAGACTGCCTTGGGCTCATAAGCGACTTCAGAGCAACTAAAGAACAGTAAGAGATGAGAGCCCTAAAGAGAGGACGGGCTCAATTACAATATCCAAGATGTTgagaaacgtaaaaaaaaaaaaaaagggaatcaAACACCCGCATTCCTGTAGATCAGCTGGTCTTCAATGATGCTCACAACACAATGGTCATGGGTTTCATTCACAGGAAGCACACAGATTGATTGCTTTTATCTAGAAATATACAGCTGGTCCCAAATTATAATGCATATAGTCCAGCACATCAATCCTAGCTCTCGAGTGgagtttcatttgtaattttatgatGTATGCACACTGGCTGTGTTGAAATGAGGATTACCGAACAGCAGGGAATGGCTGGTCTGAATAATCCAAACAGACAGTGGTGCCACAGCAGATAGAGTCTTTGAGGTTGAGTAGCTTAAATAAAACAGATACTGTAGACCGCAATGAGGAGGAGAGGAACCACTTTGTTTTACCACAGAAGAACAATGGAGAGCAAATGTGTGCTTGCTCGTGTTTTCTGAGTAACTATAACTTTGGATATGTGGTGGAATGATTGCTAATTGAATATTCACAGTGGGTCAGTGGTCTTTACAATGGGCCATGGGAGGTCTTAGTGAGAAACATAATGAAGCACACATCGCGGGAGGCTAATGGGACAATTACTGGGTTTATTTGACCCACTAATCAAAGAACATGGTGCAATATACTGAGTAGAGAAGGAAACTTTacagaacaaataaatacataaataaagaacTGATTTGAAACACCTGACATGTACACCATGCTGAAATAAGTCTGAAATGGACGGAAAAGTTTGGTATTGTTAGTGTGGGCACTTCAAAATATTGTGAATGACTTTACGCAACTTTCTGTTTCTGACACCCACTTGTCACAGAGAAGAAAGGAAGTCGATTCtttattattgttacattttaatctgTTTAAAACATTGGTTTACCTCATACAGTTCATTGCGTATTGCTTCatagtatttaaatgttaaaggttcttcttgatattgtaaataaaaaagttattaaaattgttattaaGAAGACAACACTTACGTTTTTTGATCATATAAACCCTTCTGCAATTATTGTGACATGAAAATTGGATATGATCACATGCCAACTTAATTTCAATAGCAATAACATCAACAAGCTACACCACATAATAATGCATATGCAAGTATATTTAGTTAACTAGAAATTGCTTTGTAATTAATGTAAACATAAGCACTGTCCAAAACCTGTTTTTCATAGTGCTGTTGTAATTTTCAAACTGGTGCCACAAACTTCACAGTTGAGGAACAGCATAAGGTATCTTGTCTCTATTGGCAGAGAAAAGTGACATATGGGTCGGTGTGACACCGGTGATAAGCACTCCATCCACTCACAGGAAAATGACTGCCTGTTCAGTTTTGTTTGATAGTGGGCCAGTTACCTGAAACCTCTAAAAATAGTTCCTTACTGTCCACTATGATTCAGTGCAATACCCTGTCAGGAATGACAGAAAACATGAAATTACACTAAGTAAGAATCAAAAATCATAATTCATTTATGACTTCTTAAAACTCACTGCATACAGTACTTCAGTAAAGTGTACACTGAGTAAACAGTATATGTTTCTCTTTCAGTAtataatattctgtaatttaagCACTCCATGTTATCTGTTTAGTCACCATTGTAATTTTACTTTATAAATAGAACTTTATCTTTAGTCAAAAATTAAGATAGTAAGTTTTTTAACCAAAATAGTAATGTTGTAATGAACtataaagttgcaattctgaAACATTCCCCcagtgaaacaaaacaaaagtgtaactagtgagattaaaaaaaaaaattaaatagatggtttcagaaatattaaatacaatgaataagtactagtaataCTAGTAAAGCTAAATCTGGACCATATATATAATTCATAGCAAGAAATggcaaaaatgttacatttgtttcCAGTAACAGTGGTACGGGTGACTAATTACAATTTAGTCCGTTTGTAGTATTTGTACTGGATGCAAACATTTTGATGACATTAAACGTTTCCTCAAAATATCGGTAGTTTAAACGAATAAATGTTTAACGGCTTGCCATATTTGGTTCAAAAGCGATCTTACCTGCGTTTCGAAGTTTCTTGTTTCTGTATACAGAGAAGATCACCAAGAGGTTCCCCAATACATCAACCACGATAGTGAAGATCAGAAAGCTGCCCAAAGTTGTGGCGACCCAGGGTGGGCGATTCAGAGTGATCTCGTGAGGGCTCAGTGAAGAACTGTTCATCAAGCGACtgccatttattttcattttatcttcACTTCAGTAA is part of the Carassius carassius chromosome 33, fCarCar2.1, whole genome shotgun sequence genome and harbors:
- the LOC132113557 gene encoding melatonin receptor type 1A-A-like, which translates into the protein MKINGSRLMNSSSLSPHEITLNRPPWVATTLGSFLIFTIVVDVLGNLLVIFSVYRNKKLRNAGNLFVVSLAVADLVVAVYPYPLVLVSIVHNGWNLGFVHCQISGFLMGLSVIGSIFNITGIAINRYCYICHSLKYDKLYSDKNSLCYILLIWILTVVAIVPNFYVGSLQYDPRVYSCTFVQSASSAYTIAVVFFHFILPIMIVTYCYLRIWILVIQVRRRVKPEFRPKLTPHDIRNFVTMFVVFVLFAVCWAPLNFIGLAVAINPERVAPLIPEWFFVFSYFMAYFNSCLNAIVYGLLNQNFRREYKKIIISLCTAKMFFPESSNDAADRMKSKPSPLMTNNNQVKVDSV